From Alteromonas sp. RKMC-009, one genomic window encodes:
- the aroK gene encoding shikimate kinase AroK, with protein sequence MAEKRNIFLIGPMGAGKSTIGRHLADELHLDFFDSDQEIERRTGADITWIFDLEGEEGFRKREENVINDLTDKQGIVLATGGGSVTNKAVRNRLSARGIVVYLQTTIDKQVARTQRDKRRPLLQKGEPEQILRNLAEERNPLYEEVADYIVDTDDQSARAVANQIISKIGL encoded by the coding sequence ATGGCTGAAAAACGTAATATCTTTTTAATTGGCCCCATGGGTGCTGGCAAAAGCACCATCGGCAGACACCTTGCAGACGAACTTCACCTAGATTTTTTTGATTCCGACCAGGAAATTGAGCGCCGTACCGGTGCTGATATTACATGGATTTTTGACCTGGAAGGTGAAGAAGGTTTCCGCAAGCGCGAAGAAAACGTCATAAACGATCTTACGGACAAGCAAGGTATCGTGTTGGCGACAGGTGGCGGTTCAGTAACCAATAAAGCTGTGCGTAACCGTTTATCTGCCCGGGGTATCGTTGTATACCTGCAAACTACTATCGACAAGCAAGTCGCCCGTACTCAACGTGACAAGCGTCGTCCTCTGCTGCAAAAAGGTGAACCGGAGCAAATCCTGCGTAACCTTGCTGAGGAACGTAACCCGCTTTACGAAGAAGTGGCGGATTACATTGTTGATACTGATGATCAGTCTGCCCGTGCGGTAGCTAACCAAATCATCAGCAAAATCGGATTATAA
- the aroB gene encoding 3-dehydroquinate synthase has product MSMLTVELGDRSYPIHIEAGLLSKPAVLSPYIKGPLAVIITNDVVAPLYLEKAKAACGDVHIETIIIPDGEQHKSLEQFGVIMTRLLEMNAARDTTLIALGGGVIGDLCGFAAASYQRGVPFIQVPTTLLSQVDSSVGGKTAVNHPLGKNMIGAFYQPVFVAIDTDTQSTLPAREFAAGMAEVIKYGIIYDKNFFKWLEDHADKLKTLETKTLADAIYRCCEIKADVVAKDEREGGLRAILNLGHTFGHAIEAEQGYGNWLHGEAVAAGTVIACQAAEALNWMDASESRRVIALMAAFDLPVAGPDSMNKDAYMKHMRRDKKVEAGNIRFVIPQGIGHAVVTKDVSDEILTQLLR; this is encoded by the coding sequence ATGTCGATGTTAACTGTAGAACTCGGAGATCGTAGCTACCCGATTCACATAGAAGCGGGCTTACTCTCAAAGCCTGCGGTTCTCTCTCCTTATATCAAAGGCCCGCTGGCTGTCATTATTACTAATGATGTAGTGGCACCGCTTTATCTCGAAAAAGCGAAAGCTGCCTGTGGCGATGTGCATATTGAAACCATCATTATCCCCGATGGTGAGCAACATAAATCTCTGGAACAATTCGGTGTTATCATGACACGTCTGCTGGAGATGAATGCTGCCAGAGATACCACCCTCATTGCGTTGGGCGGTGGAGTAATCGGTGATTTATGCGGATTTGCTGCCGCCTCTTACCAGCGTGGCGTTCCGTTTATACAGGTTCCCACCACCCTGCTCTCTCAGGTTGATTCATCCGTTGGCGGTAAAACCGCGGTTAATCATCCCCTTGGGAAAAACATGATTGGCGCGTTCTACCAGCCGGTTTTTGTCGCCATCGATACAGATACCCAATCCACCCTTCCGGCCAGAGAATTTGCGGCCGGCATGGCAGAAGTTATTAAGTACGGCATAATTTATGACAAAAATTTCTTCAAGTGGTTGGAAGATCATGCCGATAAGCTTAAAACACTGGAAACTAAAACACTGGCAGACGCCATCTACCGTTGCTGTGAGATAAAAGCAGACGTGGTAGCCAAGGATGAGCGGGAAGGCGGATTACGTGCCATACTTAACCTCGGTCACACATTTGGTCATGCTATCGAAGCAGAACAGGGATATGGAAATTGGTTACACGGTGAAGCCGTAGCAGCTGGTACAGTAATTGCGTGTCAGGCTGCAGAAGCACTGAATTGGATGGATGCGTCAGAAAGTCGTCGGGTTATTGCCCTGATGGCAGCGTTCGACCTTCCGGTAGCGGGTCCCGACAGCATGAACAAAGATGCCTATATGAAGCATATGCGCCGGGATAAAAAAGTCGAAGCGGGTAATATCCGTTTTGTTATTCCGCAAGGTATCGGACATGCGGTTGTGACTAAAGACGTCAGTGACGAAATTTTAACGCAACTTCTTCGCTGA
- a CDS encoding SPOR domain-containing protein — MQSELHERLEYLVNYSSQLIFVSGDSAAQQKKTLESFVFQQHDETEIAYVTADPTMELSDYRRQLCRQLLGTLVGSYIRPLNELLAGLNEHVGPILITITQAEHVPDELLQELWDLVLQSRFAGNKQHLNVLLFGESTWAERARKWLPAKNTDTPLLISSQSVATQQPGSELDTMIENRRKAFHEHLAKRNGQEEHLQTRSTSVLASPLFISLVAVMFVAVFGGLIYMQYGDDIKALFGPIDDQFPPVSSVEPGSAFDELKDPAQKAVQEDKPVVSWDRAVAAIDEKDQYQPTAEDNAQPEDLLSFIEDVTAEKVEVPVSQDPPAEPETDTGSEASSFSTESDFSDTTAENASADELIASITDTSEEIEEAPAQVQEVTPVRTSIPREPMASAGFDEFVSGRKVQPVQPEPQRRSEPEKPLITEAKVGRKPMVLESRPKGQIRDIPEEPAQVSPPTADEPARIATRTQVPATETAQPLREVARVTPPATPSVSPRAAEVTESRTSPAPSVPETPARAEPVFSGSGNYDNEQLFNSIQADDYIVQLAGLKDETLMKEFIKDNNMESFIWIYRTQRYGGDWFVILYNDKFDAFSEANNAVATIPPFQGREKIFIKRGRNVLEEIEKVSQ; from the coding sequence GTGCAATCTGAATTGCATGAAAGACTGGAATATCTGGTCAACTATTCTTCACAACTAATTTTTGTAAGCGGGGATTCCGCTGCTCAGCAAAAAAAGACGCTGGAATCGTTTGTGTTCCAGCAACACGACGAGACAGAAATCGCCTACGTGACAGCCGATCCTACTATGGAGCTGTCAGATTATCGTCGTCAACTTTGCAGACAATTACTGGGTACACTGGTTGGCAGCTATATACGGCCGCTGAATGAGTTGCTTGCAGGGCTTAACGAGCATGTTGGTCCCATTCTCATAACCATTACCCAGGCGGAGCATGTACCGGACGAACTGCTTCAGGAGCTGTGGGATCTGGTACTGCAAAGCCGTTTTGCAGGCAATAAGCAACATTTGAATGTATTACTGTTCGGTGAGTCAACCTGGGCGGAGAGAGCCCGGAAATGGCTACCGGCGAAAAACACCGATACGCCTCTGCTTATAAGCAGTCAGTCAGTGGCGACTCAACAACCTGGCTCAGAGTTAGATACTATGATTGAGAACCGACGTAAGGCTTTTCACGAGCACCTGGCTAAACGCAATGGCCAGGAGGAACATCTGCAAACAAGAAGTACCAGTGTACTGGCTTCCCCTCTCTTCATTTCACTCGTCGCAGTGATGTTTGTTGCCGTTTTCGGTGGCCTGATTTACATGCAGTATGGCGATGATATCAAGGCCCTGTTTGGCCCTATTGATGACCAGTTCCCGCCAGTATCCTCCGTTGAACCGGGCTCGGCCTTTGATGAACTGAAAGATCCTGCACAAAAAGCCGTGCAGGAAGATAAACCCGTGGTTTCCTGGGACAGGGCTGTTGCCGCTATCGATGAAAAAGACCAGTATCAACCAACTGCTGAAGACAATGCCCAGCCGGAAGACTTACTCAGCTTTATCGAAGATGTGACGGCTGAGAAAGTGGAAGTACCGGTATCGCAGGATCCCCCGGCAGAACCGGAGACTGATACTGGATCTGAAGCCTCATCATTCAGTACCGAAAGCGATTTCTCCGATACAACCGCTGAAAATGCATCCGCAGACGAATTAATCGCATCTATTACTGATACCAGTGAAGAGATTGAAGAAGCGCCGGCACAAGTGCAGGAAGTGACACCAGTCAGAACAAGCATTCCCCGTGAGCCTATGGCATCAGCAGGTTTTGATGAATTTGTATCTGGCCGCAAGGTGCAGCCAGTTCAGCCAGAACCTCAAAGACGTTCTGAACCGGAGAAGCCGCTGATCACCGAGGCTAAAGTGGGTCGCAAACCTATGGTGCTGGAGAGCCGTCCTAAAGGACAAATCCGTGATATTCCGGAAGAACCGGCTCAGGTATCACCGCCCACGGCTGACGAACCAGCCCGCATTGCTACCCGTACGCAAGTACCTGCAACTGAAACGGCACAGCCTCTCCGCGAGGTCGCAAGAGTGACACCTCCTGCCACACCTTCTGTAAGCCCCCGTGCGGCTGAGGTCACCGAATCCCGTACCAGTCCGGCGCCGTCTGTACCTGAGACACCGGCCAGAGCAGAACCGGTATTCAGTGGCAGTGGCAACTATGACAATGAACAACTGTTTAACAGTATTCAGGCAGACGATTACATCGTTCAGCTTGCCGGTCTCAAAGATGAAACCCTGATGAAAGAGTTCATCAAAGACAACAACATGGAAAGCTTCATCTGGATTTACCGCACTCAGCGTTACGGCGGTGACTGGTTTGTTATTTTATACAATGACAAATTCGACGCTTTTTCGGAAGCTAATAATGCTGTGGCCACCATCCCGCCCTTTCAGGGCCGTGAAAAAATCTTCATCAAGCGGGGCCGCAATGTTCTGGAAGAAATTGAAAAGGTAAGCCAATAA
- a CDS encoding YaiI/YqxD family protein — MSIWVDADACPVAIKEILFKAGPRTKTMVTFVANHGIRVPPSPWLTRLQVEKGFDIADNEIVQRVSAGDLVVTSDIPLADEVISKQACVVTPRGEELTRENIRSRLNIRDFMDTMRASGVQTSGPPPLSQRERQAFANVLDRFLASAR; from the coding sequence GTGAGCATCTGGGTAGACGCCGATGCCTGCCCGGTTGCCATTAAAGAAATCCTGTTCAAAGCCGGGCCGCGCACTAAAACCATGGTGACCTTCGTGGCAAACCATGGGATCAGGGTTCCGCCTTCCCCGTGGCTTACACGCCTGCAGGTGGAGAAAGGATTCGATATTGCCGATAACGAAATCGTACAGCGGGTATCAGCGGGCGACCTGGTCGTTACTTCAGACATCCCCCTGGCAGACGAAGTCATCAGTAAACAGGCTTGTGTCGTCACACCAAGGGGTGAAGAACTTACCCGCGAGAATATCCGCTCACGACTGAATATCCGTGATTTTATGGACACCATGCGGGCAAGTGGCGTGCAAACCTCCGGCCCACCGCCATTGTCTCAGCGGGAAAGGCAGGCCTTTGCTAATGTGCTCGACCGCTTTTTAGCATCTGCCCGCTAA
- a CDS encoding Dam family site-specific DNA-(adenine-N6)-methyltransferase, with product MMQKKNRAFLKWAGGKYSLVENINAKLPSGNRLIEPFVGAGSVFLNTDFKRYLLNDINPDLINLYNFLKAQPDAVVHDASRFFSDKHNVEATYYALREEFNHTADEYYRAILFLYLNRHGYNGLCRYSLAGKFNVPFGRYKKPYFPEEEMMVFAERSQKAVFTCLPFEKVFSRARRGNVIYCDPPYAPLSKTAAFTSYASKSFGLDSQHKLAELAIRASKKRGIPVLISNHDLPLTRKLYAGAEISELSVKRSISQKGENRKPAAELLAYFAPATDLPPPKPRKRRKRPLKPVLKHTGLK from the coding sequence ATGATGCAGAAGAAGAACCGGGCCTTCCTGAAGTGGGCTGGCGGTAAGTACAGCCTGGTAGAAAACATCAATGCCAAACTTCCTTCGGGCAATCGGTTGATTGAGCCTTTTGTTGGTGCTGGCTCTGTATTTTTAAATACTGACTTCAAGCGTTATTTGCTAAACGACATTAACCCCGATCTCATTAATCTGTACAACTTTCTGAAAGCCCAACCGGATGCCGTTGTACATGATGCGTCCCGCTTTTTCTCAGACAAACATAACGTTGAAGCCACTTACTACGCGCTGCGGGAAGAGTTTAATCACACAGCAGATGAATATTACCGCGCTATCCTGTTTCTGTACCTGAACCGTCATGGCTACAATGGCCTTTGCCGCTACAGCCTTGCCGGCAAATTTAACGTTCCTTTCGGCCGTTACAAAAAGCCTTACTTCCCTGAAGAAGAAATGATGGTATTTGCCGAGCGCTCCCAAAAGGCAGTGTTCACCTGCTTACCGTTTGAGAAGGTGTTCAGTCGTGCCAGACGGGGCAATGTAATTTATTGTGATCCTCCTTATGCTCCCCTGAGCAAAACAGCGGCTTTCACCAGTTATGCATCCAAAAGTTTTGGCCTGGATTCACAGCACAAGCTGGCAGAGCTGGCAATTCGCGCCTCAAAGAAACGGGGCATACCGGTATTGATATCCAATCATGATCTTCCGCTGACCAGGAAGCTGTATGCCGGCGCGGAAATTTCGGAATTGTCGGTAAAGCGCTCTATCAGTCAGAAGGGTGAAAACCGCAAACCTGCGGCTGAGTTGCTGGCATATTTTGCTCCGGCGACAGATTTACCGCCCCCTAAACCCCGCAAACGCAGAAAGAGGCCGTTAAAACCGGTGCTGAAGCACACAGGTTTAAAGTAA
- a CDS encoding DUF2970 domain-containing protein, with amino-acid sequence MLISGKPKSPGFFAMILSVLASAFGVQSQQNYERDFNQGKLAGYIVTGVIFVALLVLGLASLVNAIIN; translated from the coding sequence ATGCTTATCAGCGGTAAACCTAAATCTCCCGGCTTTTTCGCCATGATTCTGAGCGTACTCGCCAGTGCATTTGGTGTGCAGAGCCAGCAAAATTACGAGCGGGATTTTAATCAGGGTAAGCTGGCCGGATACATTGTAACCGGTGTGATATTCGTTGCATTACTGGTGTTGGGGCTGGCGAGTCTGGTAAACGCCATCATTAACTGA
- a CDS encoding TorF family putative porin has protein sequence MKTSIQKTLLAVAVSSAALLTSAPSFAELSANVSVTNNYIWRGLTQTTNEPAVQGGIDYADESGFYAGTWVSNVQYASDDVYSYEHDLYFGFSGESGDFTYDVGYLYYNYDEEAEFDFGEIYGTVGYGGFSATLYLLANTEADEGEGQDFGFAQASYVSLDYGMPVASGAELGLHVGYHQGDFAEAFNGVEGYADWAVSIAKDGFTFAITGTDLDDEYPGDALDNDSIKYVISYGVDFEL, from the coding sequence ATGAAAACTTCCATTCAAAAAACGTTGCTGGCTGTTGCCGTATCATCTGCAGCTTTACTGACTTCTGCGCCTTCTTTTGCAGAATTGAGTGCGAACGTAAGTGTCACAAACAACTACATCTGGCGTGGTCTGACTCAGACTACTAACGAACCTGCTGTTCAGGGTGGTATCGACTACGCTGACGAAAGCGGTTTCTATGCCGGTACATGGGTATCTAATGTTCAGTATGCGTCAGATGACGTGTACTCATACGAGCATGATCTGTACTTCGGTTTCTCAGGTGAGTCTGGTGACTTCACTTATGATGTCGGTTACCTGTACTACAACTACGATGAAGAAGCTGAATTCGATTTCGGTGAAATCTACGGTACTGTAGGTTACGGCGGTTTCAGTGCAACCCTTTACTTACTGGCTAACACTGAAGCTGATGAAGGCGAAGGCCAGGACTTCGGTTTTGCTCAGGCTTCTTACGTGTCTCTGGACTACGGCATGCCGGTAGCTTCCGGTGCAGAGCTGGGTCTGCACGTTGGTTATCATCAGGGTGACTTTGCAGAAGCTTTCAACGGTGTTGAAGGTTATGCAGACTGGGCAGTATCTATCGCGAAAGACGGTTTTACTTTCGCCATTACCGGTACAGATTTAGATGATGAATATCCGGGAGACGCTCTGGATAACGATTCAATCAAGTATGTTATTTCTTACGGTGTAGATTTCGAACTGTAA
- the rpe gene encoding ribulose-phosphate 3-epimerase — protein MKEFLIAPSILSADFARLGEDVEAVLAAGADVVHFDVMDNHYVPNLSFGPMICEALRKYGITAPIDVHLMVSPVDDLIEQFAKAGASYISFHPEASQHVDRSLQLIIDNGCQPGLVFNPATPLHYLDHVIDKLHHILIMSVNPGFGGQSFIPSTLDKLRAVNQRVEESGKNIRIEIDGGVKTDNIRAIAEAGADMFVAGSAIFNAPDYKNVIDDMRRELAAANNV, from the coding sequence ATGAAAGAGTTTTTAATCGCCCCTTCTATATTGTCTGCCGATTTCGCCAGGTTAGGGGAAGACGTGGAGGCAGTGCTGGCAGCAGGAGCTGATGTGGTTCACTTTGATGTGATGGACAACCACTATGTCCCCAACCTTTCATTTGGTCCGATGATTTGCGAAGCATTGCGGAAATATGGCATTACCGCTCCCATCGACGTGCATCTGATGGTGTCACCGGTGGACGACCTTATCGAACAATTTGCCAAAGCCGGCGCCAGCTATATCAGTTTTCATCCTGAGGCGAGTCAGCACGTCGACCGTTCGCTGCAATTGATCATTGATAACGGCTGCCAGCCCGGACTGGTTTTTAATCCGGCCACCCCGCTTCATTACCTTGACCATGTCATCGACAAACTGCATCACATATTGATCATGTCGGTGAACCCGGGTTTCGGAGGCCAGTCATTTATCCCTTCAACCCTTGATAAACTCCGTGCAGTTAACCAGCGGGTAGAAGAAAGTGGTAAAAATATCCGTATTGAAATTGACGGAGGGGTAAAAACCGATAACATTCGTGCCATCGCAGAAGCCGGCGCAGATATGTTCGTTGCCGGCTCGGCAATTTTTAATGCCCCCGACTATAAAAATGTAATTGACGACATGCGACGGGAATTAGCCGCCGCAAACAACGTCTGA
- the trpS gene encoding tryptophan--tRNA ligase has protein sequence MSNKPIVLSGCQPSGQLTIGNYMGALKQWVAMQDDHDCLYMLVDLHAITVRQEPAALREACLDGLALYLACGIDPEKSTLFVQSHVPEHAQLAWILNCYTQMGELNRMTQFKDKSAKNVTNINAGLFTYPALMAADILLYQANQVPVGDDQKQHLELARDVATRMNNIYGDMFAIPDPFIPEFGARIMSLQDPGKKMSKSDDNPKNFIGLLEDPKKLTKKIKSAVTDSDEQARIYFDTEEKPGVSNLLTLLSLSTGRSIDELVPEYEDKMYGHLKGDVAAAVVALLEPVQTRFKALREDRAYLDEVMKKGAEKASARAANTLDKVYDTLGFIPRPR, from the coding sequence ATGAGTAACAAACCCATTGTATTAAGTGGCTGTCAGCCCTCAGGACAACTTACTATCGGTAATTACATGGGAGCCCTCAAACAGTGGGTTGCCATGCAGGATGATCACGATTGCCTGTATATGCTGGTAGATTTACATGCCATTACGGTGCGCCAAGAGCCCGCGGCGTTACGTGAAGCCTGCCTTGACGGTCTGGCCTTATACCTGGCCTGCGGCATTGACCCCGAAAAGAGCACCTTGTTCGTGCAGTCCCATGTACCCGAACATGCCCAGCTGGCTTGGATCCTGAACTGCTATACCCAGATGGGTGAGCTGAACCGCATGACTCAGTTTAAAGATAAGTCTGCGAAGAATGTAACCAATATCAATGCCGGCCTTTTCACTTATCCGGCACTGATGGCCGCAGATATTCTGTTATATCAGGCAAATCAGGTACCGGTAGGTGACGACCAGAAACAACACCTGGAACTGGCCCGTGATGTTGCCACACGTATGAACAACATCTACGGCGATATGTTTGCCATCCCGGACCCGTTCATTCCTGAATTCGGCGCACGCATTATGAGCCTGCAGGATCCCGGCAAGAAGATGTCTAAATCTGACGACAATCCGAAAAACTTCATCGGCTTGCTCGAAGATCCGAAAAAGCTCACTAAGAAAATCAAAAGCGCGGTAACTGATTCTGACGAGCAGGCACGCATTTATTTCGACACTGAAGAAAAGCCGGGTGTATCTAACCTGCTGACATTATTGTCTCTGTCTACAGGCCGTTCCATTGATGAACTGGTTCCTGAATACGAGGATAAAATGTATGGTCACCTTAAAGGCGATGTGGCTGCTGCTGTCGTAGCACTGCTTGAGCCAGTACAAACACGCTTCAAAGCGTTACGGGAAGATCGTGCCTATCTTGATGAAGTCATGAAAAAAGGGGCAGAAAAAGCCTCTGCCCGTGCGGCTAACACACTGGATAAGGTTTACGACACTCTGGGCTTCATTCCCCGTCCACGCTAA
- a CDS encoding anthranilate synthase component II, which produces MLLLIDNFDSFTHNLARYFTELGQQVKVVRNDEISLEQIAALAPQYLVLSPGPCTPDEAGITLSAIEHFAGKIPMLGVCLGHQSIGQVFGGKVTRADKVRHGKTSVLYHNNTGMFSDLPDGYTVTRYHSLVLEPETLPDSLSVEAWCINESGQREIMAIAHRTLPLWGVQFHPESLLTEHGHAILQRFITLADA; this is translated from the coding sequence GTGTTGTTATTAATTGATAACTTCGATTCCTTTACCCATAACCTGGCCCGCTACTTCACTGAGCTGGGCCAGCAGGTAAAAGTGGTGCGCAACGACGAAATCTCCCTTGAGCAAATCGCCGCGTTGGCACCGCAATACCTGGTGTTATCACCGGGTCCCTGCACGCCGGATGAAGCCGGTATTACGCTCAGCGCCATTGAACACTTTGCCGGAAAAATTCCCATGCTGGGAGTTTGCCTGGGGCATCAGTCTATTGGTCAGGTGTTCGGCGGTAAAGTCACGCGTGCAGATAAAGTCAGGCACGGCAAAACCTCTGTCCTCTACCACAATAATACGGGAATGTTCAGCGACTTGCCCGACGGATACACCGTTACCCGGTATCACTCACTGGTACTTGAACCTGAAACCTTGCCGGACAGTTTGTCAGTGGAAGCCTGGTGTATTAACGAAAGTGGTCAGCGGGAAATTATGGCGATAGCCCACAGAACGCTGCCTCTGTGGGGGGTCCAATTTCATCCGGAGTCACTGCTGACAGAGCATGGCCATGCTATTTTGCAGCGGTTTATTACGCTGGCAGATGCATAA
- a CDS encoding HDOD domain-containing protein: MLSFSVSDSTPNKNDVRRSRPVVEHTPDKLPPINERFDNLLIAPARVSQMMGRRSPGEVAFAQSEQGDARRRLLHVEKVAIKNKQLQAQSEASLLDRVNAELHQYVFELLKDEIDNTEVVLTSVLNLSHDVAPLLDILSVRATSISRIEPHAAALPWLYDDLMTVVNAPKFRRKDSKGKVIPVETLRTALSFIGIENLRLLLPAMILRRALPKITDPYPDIKNRILQFAQSTGLTMRALADDYDLPPHEAFTAGILSQLGRCAVSRLYFKAFEQAQIALLREAEIAKDTEQHGAMAKVQPSANYLIAMQQEFSEPLTARLLEILQFKRLRLALPFIEITENDQHPHDLTELYKKAKAYAAVRMLHQGKFLNKDEIPLALHKTGFVRSERDILKSTDIFQLPLIENPPLD, encoded by the coding sequence ATGCTTTCGTTTTCTGTATCCGACAGCACCCCGAATAAAAATGACGTACGCAGGAGCCGCCCGGTAGTGGAGCATACCCCTGACAAATTACCCCCAATCAATGAGAGGTTTGATAACCTGCTCATTGCGCCTGCGCGGGTGTCTCAGATGATGGGACGCCGCAGTCCGGGGGAAGTGGCGTTTGCCCAGTCGGAACAGGGCGATGCTCGTCGCCGTTTGCTGCATGTTGAAAAAGTCGCCATTAAAAACAAACAGCTTCAGGCACAGTCAGAAGCCAGTCTGTTAGACCGTGTTAACGCCGAACTTCATCAGTATGTTTTTGAGTTGCTGAAAGATGAAATAGACAATACAGAGGTGGTCCTTACCTCTGTACTTAACCTGAGTCATGACGTTGCACCGCTGCTGGATATTCTGTCAGTCAGGGCCACATCTATTTCCCGCATTGAACCTCATGCTGCGGCACTACCATGGCTCTACGATGACCTCATGACCGTGGTAAATGCACCTAAGTTTCGTCGTAAGGACTCTAAGGGAAAAGTGATTCCGGTGGAAACCTTACGCACGGCGCTGAGCTTTATCGGTATTGAAAACCTCCGTTTATTGCTGCCGGCCATGATTCTGCGCCGGGCTCTGCCGAAAATTACCGATCCCTATCCGGACATTAAAAATCGTATCTTGCAGTTCGCTCAGTCAACGGGTCTGACTATGCGCGCACTGGCTGATGATTATGATTTACCGCCCCATGAAGCCTTCACCGCAGGGATCCTGTCCCAGCTGGGGCGGTGTGCGGTGTCACGGTTATATTTTAAAGCCTTTGAGCAGGCGCAGATTGCGTTGTTAAGAGAAGCGGAAATTGCAAAGGACACTGAACAGCACGGAGCGATGGCGAAAGTACAACCATCGGCAAATTACCTCATTGCTATGCAGCAGGAATTTTCTGAGCCGCTCACAGCAAGGCTGTTGGAGATACTGCAATTTAAACGTCTGCGCCTGGCGCTGCCGTTTATTGAAATCACAGAGAATGATCAACACCCTCACGATCTCACAGAGCTTTACAAGAAAGCCAAAGCTTATGCCGCTGTACGTATGTTGCACCAGGGTAAATTTCTGAACAAAGACGAAATCCCGCTGGCACTGCATAAAACGGGCTTTGTCAGAAGCGAACGTGACATTTTGAAATCCACCGACATCTTTCAGCTCCCTCTGATTGAGAATCCGCCTCTGGATTAA
- a CDS encoding aspartate aminotransferase family protein, whose translation MNVTRATFDEVMVPNYNPANMVPVRGEGSRVWDQDGAEYIDFAGGIAVNVLGHSHPALVKALTEQGSKLWHLSNVFTNEPALRLAKKLTEATFAERVYFANSGAESNEAALKLARRYALEKFGEEKNEIIAFNKGFHGRTFFTVTVGGQAAYSDGFGPKPGAVVHCDYNDLAAFEKLISDKTCAVMMEPLQGEGGIISPDPDFVKGVRELCDKHNALLIFDEVQSGVGRTGKLYAYMGLGVTPDILTTAKSLGGGFPIGAMLTTAEIAAHLKAGTHGSTYGGNPLACAVAEAALDVVNTPEVLNGVIEKENLFRELLGEINAKYNVFEEIRGQGLLLGAALNKDYEGRARDFLVASANEKLMCLVAGANVVRFAPSLIISEEEIRDGMARFERAVASVVNA comes from the coding sequence ATGAACGTAACTCGCGCAACCTTTGATGAGGTCATGGTCCCTAACTACAATCCGGCCAATATGGTACCGGTACGTGGTGAAGGTTCCCGCGTTTGGGATCAGGATGGTGCTGAATACATCGATTTCGCAGGTGGTATTGCCGTAAACGTACTGGGTCACAGCCACCCTGCACTGGTTAAAGCATTAACCGAACAGGGCAGTAAGTTGTGGCACTTAAGTAACGTTTTCACCAACGAACCTGCACTGCGTCTGGCAAAGAAGCTGACTGAAGCCACATTTGCCGAGCGCGTTTACTTTGCTAACTCAGGTGCTGAATCTAATGAAGCGGCACTGAAACTGGCACGTCGCTATGCACTGGAAAAATTCGGTGAAGAGAAAAATGAAATCATCGCCTTTAACAAAGGTTTCCACGGTCGTACTTTCTTTACTGTAACCGTAGGCGGACAAGCCGCGTATTCTGATGGTTTTGGCCCTAAGCCGGGCGCTGTTGTTCACTGTGACTACAACGATCTTGCAGCATTTGAAAAGCTGATTTCAGACAAAACCTGTGCGGTTATGATGGAGCCTCTGCAAGGTGAAGGCGGCATTATCTCTCCTGATCCTGACTTCGTAAAAGGCGTGCGTGAACTGTGTGATAAGCACAATGCACTGCTGATCTTTGATGAAGTGCAATCGGGTGTTGGCCGTACCGGCAAACTGTACGCATACATGGGTCTGGGCGTGACGCCGGATATTCTGACCACAGCGAAATCATTAGGCGGCGGCTTCCCGATTGGTGCCATGCTGACTACCGCTGAAATTGCCGCTCACCTGAAAGCCGGTACTCACGGCAGCACTTACGGCGGTAACCCGCTGGCATGCGCAGTAGCTGAGGCCGCCCTTGACGTAGTGAATACGCCGGAAGTGTTAAACGGCGTAATCGAAAAAGAAAACCTGTTCCGTGAACTGCTGGGTGAGATCAACGCCAAGTACAATGTGTTCGAAGAAATCCGTGGACAGGGTCTGTTGCTGGGCGCTGCCCTGAACAAAGATTACGAAGGCCGCGCCCGTGACTTCCTGGTTGCTTCAGCTAACGAAAAACTGATGTGTCTGGTGGCCGGTGCCAATGTAGTGCGCTTCGCTCCTTCTCTGATCATTTCAGAAGAAGAAATCCGCGATGGTATGGCACGCTTTGAACGCGCTGTAGCCAGCGTAGTTAACGCCTGA